The following proteins are co-located in the Haliotis asinina isolate JCU_RB_2024 chromosome 13, JCU_Hal_asi_v2, whole genome shotgun sequence genome:
- the LOC137259836 gene encoding uncharacterized protein isoform X2 yields MSLLTRTKGYFVVICLLMCGFLLTFSWRLLYNTYDSSGLKPSASKTPIRGFRQIAQNISRSRLAVKAGTEDTTNIKDKGHNGSMPFTKDEIGNILSKIHELGLSASEVQEKLLSWQQHRGSFRNSSESSILPKSSEVNILNRQSEKTLNNERTFKREQASENQQASERARELERVSERQWASERERPSVTASERKKALERASQKEQTSESEQALERESQKERTSEKETPSLRRNSASLRPHSEETFGDQSVHAGRNKIVHESYNNRQSTKLQVSSVSILTQEKGSHRLKDNSDAHHIQNDFKVKGGGKDGFKVVNENKKLNSGSRLVGSDLQTTLGTKQNQKSKRDKYLLFLKEKFERSKTKTVNLTRSVGNLRVKESGEPSVTHDSHQLKMSDMNVHVTSRPSTTTVPVTTKSMSRTRHDLSLFDELKRKYPSFSMDLNNDPEKDLEVDGTQRPDYCAGCFDFNFPILINHEGLCKSSGRSQNLQLLMLISSAPGNYQARSIIRQTWGATCRGSDTMKCLFVVGLASSSEDNDKIQLENDHHKDILQIGFKDSYSNLTYKTVSSLKWASKHCYNANYIMKTDDDMYVNTELIPVMLQAAPRRKFMGGSCWGTSNPNRDTSSKWFVSFKSFHKPKFPPMCSGTGYIMSMDVVRSMLFSSRNVPFFHLEDVYVALCLQKYGILPINIMGFSNMFQEFDACHYRNGVMTSHQVPPELLEEYWAATRKCPKANIAASQLYIIMPYPDT; encoded by the coding sequence ATGTCATTGCTGACGCGGACTAAGGGCTACTTTGTGGTCATCTGCCTTCTGATGTGCGGCTTCTTGCTAACGTTCTCATGGCGACTACTTTACAATACTTATGACTCCTCAGGACTCAAACCGTCAGCCTCCAAGACACCAATACGTGGATTCAGACAAATTGCTCAAAATATAAGCAGGTCAAGGTTAGCTGTCAAGGCCGGCACAGAGGACACCACAAATATCAAGGACAAAGGCCATAACGGAAGTATGCCCTTCACAAAAGATGAAATTGGAAACATTTTATCTAAAATTCATGAACTTGGATTATCTGCTTCTGAAGTCCAAGAGAagctgttgtcatggcaacaacATCGTGGTTCCTTCAGAAACAGTTCAGAGTCTAGTATACTGCCCAAGTCTTCAGAAGTTAACATACTAAATAGGCAGAGTGAGAAAACACTGAATAACGAGAGAACATTCAAAAGAGAGCAGGCATCAGAGAATCAGCAGGCATCTGAGAGAGCTCGGGAACTGGAGAGAGTATCTGAGAGACAGTGGGCATCAGAAAGAGAGCGGCCATCAGTGACAGCATCTGAGAGGAAGAAAGCATTGGAGAGAGCATCACAGAAAGAGCAGACATCGGAGAGCGAACAGGCATTGGAGAGAGAATCACAGAAAGAGCGGACATCGGAGAAAGAAACACCATCACTGAGAAGGAACAGTGCATCTCTCCGGCCTCACAGTGAAGAGACGTTTGGTGATCAATCAGTGCATGCAGGCAGAAATAAAATCGTTCATGAATCATACAACAATCGTCAATCTACAAAACTTCAAGTCTCATCTGTCAGCATCCTAACGCAGGAGAAAGGTAGTCACAGACTCAAAGACAACAGTGACGCTCACCATATACAAAATGACTTTAAGGTCAAAGGTGGAGGCAAAGACGGGTTCAAGgttgtgaatgaaaacaaaaaattaaATTCTGGGTCAAGGTTAGTAGGGAGTGATCTTCAAACAACATTGGGTACTAAACAAAACCAGAAAAGTAAACGAGACAAATATTTGCTATTTCTAAAAGAGAAATTTGAAAGAAGTAAAACAAAGACTGTAAATTTAACAAGGAGTGTGGGTAATTTGAGAGTGAAAGAATCTGGTGAACCTTCTGTAACACATGACTCCCATCAACTGAAGATGTCTGACATGAATGTACATGTTACATCACGTCCATCTACTACAACGGTGCCAGTGACAACAAAAAGTATGAGTCGGACGAGACACGATCTTTCATTATTCGATGAACTGAAGCGGAAATATCCATCATTTTCCATGGACCTCAATAATGACCCTGAAAAAGACCTCGAGGTTGATGGGACACAGAGACCGGACTACTGTGCTGGTTGTTTTGACTTCAACTTCCCCATACTAATAAACCATGAAGGATTATGCAAATCAAGTGGTCGCTCACAAAACCTGCAGCTATTAATGCTGATATCATCAGCACCAGGAAACTACCAGGCCCGGTCAATAATACGCCAGACCTGGGGAGCCACATGCCGGGGTTCAGACACCATGAAGTGCTTGTTTGTGGTTGGTCTTGCCTCATCAAGTGAAGACAATGATAAAATTCAACTTGAAAACGACCATCATAAAGATATATTGCAGATTGGGTTCAAAGACTCATACTCGAACCTGACCTACAAAACTGTGTCCTCACTCAAGTGGGCTTCCAAACACTGCTACAATGCCAACTACATCATGAAGACGGACGACGACATGTACGTCAACACCGAGCTCATCCCAGTCATGTTGCAAGCAGCCCCGAGGAGAAAGTTCATGGGGGGTTCGTGCTGGGGCACATCAAACCCCAACAGGGACACATCATCAAAGtggtttgtttcatttaaaagtttccataagCCAAAGTTTCCCCCAATGTGCTCTGGAACaggctatatcatgagcatggaCGTTGTGCGTTCCATGCTGTTCTCGTCACGGAACGTTCCGTTTTTTCATCTGGAGGATGTGTATGTTGCTTTGTGTCTTCAGAAATATGGCATCCTGCCGATCAACATCATGGGCTTTAGCAACATGTTCCAAGAATTTGACGCCTGTCATTACCGAAATGGCGTGATGACATCGCACCAGGTTCCCCCTGAACTATTGGAGGAATACTGGGCAGCGACAAGGAAGTGTCCCAAAGCGAACATTGCTGCATCTCAACTGTATATAATCATGCCCTACCCGGATACATAG
- the LOC137259836 gene encoding uncharacterized protein isoform X1: MGEVAMLSDRCSTMSLLTRTKGYFVVICLLMCGFLLTFSWRLLYNTYDSSGLKPSASKTPIRGFRQIAQNISRSRLAVKAGTEDTTNIKDKGHNGSMPFTKDEIGNILSKIHELGLSASEVQEKLLSWQQHRGSFRNSSESSILPKSSEVNILNRQSEKTLNNERTFKREQASENQQASERARELERVSERQWASERERPSVTASERKKALERASQKEQTSESEQALERESQKERTSEKETPSLRRNSASLRPHSEETFGDQSVHAGRNKIVHESYNNRQSTKLQVSSVSILTQEKGSHRLKDNSDAHHIQNDFKVKGGGKDGFKVVNENKKLNSGSRLVGSDLQTTLGTKQNQKSKRDKYLLFLKEKFERSKTKTVNLTRSVGNLRVKESGEPSVTHDSHQLKMSDMNVHVTSRPSTTTVPVTTKSMSRTRHDLSLFDELKRKYPSFSMDLNNDPEKDLEVDGTQRPDYCAGCFDFNFPILINHEGLCKSSGRSQNLQLLMLISSAPGNYQARSIIRQTWGATCRGSDTMKCLFVVGLASSSEDNDKIQLENDHHKDILQIGFKDSYSNLTYKTVSSLKWASKHCYNANYIMKTDDDMYVNTELIPVMLQAAPRRKFMGGSCWGTSNPNRDTSSKWFVSFKSFHKPKFPPMCSGTGYIMSMDVVRSMLFSSRNVPFFHLEDVYVALCLQKYGILPINIMGFSNMFQEFDACHYRNGVMTSHQVPPELLEEYWAATRKCPKANIAASQLYIIMPYPDT, translated from the exons ATGGGAGAAGTGGCCATGTTG AGTGACCGATGCTCGACCATGTCATTGCTGACGCGGACTAAGGGCTACTTTGTGGTCATCTGCCTTCTGATGTGCGGCTTCTTGCTAACGTTCTCATGGCGACTACTTTACAATACTTATGACTCCTCAGGACTCAAACCGTCAGCCTCCAAGACACCAATACGTGGATTCAGACAAATTGCTCAAAATATAAGCAGGTCAAGGTTAGCTGTCAAGGCCGGCACAGAGGACACCACAAATATCAAGGACAAAGGCCATAACGGAAGTATGCCCTTCACAAAAGATGAAATTGGAAACATTTTATCTAAAATTCATGAACTTGGATTATCTGCTTCTGAAGTCCAAGAGAagctgttgtcatggcaacaacATCGTGGTTCCTTCAGAAACAGTTCAGAGTCTAGTATACTGCCCAAGTCTTCAGAAGTTAACATACTAAATAGGCAGAGTGAGAAAACACTGAATAACGAGAGAACATTCAAAAGAGAGCAGGCATCAGAGAATCAGCAGGCATCTGAGAGAGCTCGGGAACTGGAGAGAGTATCTGAGAGACAGTGGGCATCAGAAAGAGAGCGGCCATCAGTGACAGCATCTGAGAGGAAGAAAGCATTGGAGAGAGCATCACAGAAAGAGCAGACATCGGAGAGCGAACAGGCATTGGAGAGAGAATCACAGAAAGAGCGGACATCGGAGAAAGAAACACCATCACTGAGAAGGAACAGTGCATCTCTCCGGCCTCACAGTGAAGAGACGTTTGGTGATCAATCAGTGCATGCAGGCAGAAATAAAATCGTTCATGAATCATACAACAATCGTCAATCTACAAAACTTCAAGTCTCATCTGTCAGCATCCTAACGCAGGAGAAAGGTAGTCACAGACTCAAAGACAACAGTGACGCTCACCATATACAAAATGACTTTAAGGTCAAAGGTGGAGGCAAAGACGGGTTCAAGgttgtgaatgaaaacaaaaaattaaATTCTGGGTCAAGGTTAGTAGGGAGTGATCTTCAAACAACATTGGGTACTAAACAAAACCAGAAAAGTAAACGAGACAAATATTTGCTATTTCTAAAAGAGAAATTTGAAAGAAGTAAAACAAAGACTGTAAATTTAACAAGGAGTGTGGGTAATTTGAGAGTGAAAGAATCTGGTGAACCTTCTGTAACACATGACTCCCATCAACTGAAGATGTCTGACATGAATGTACATGTTACATCACGTCCATCTACTACAACGGTGCCAGTGACAACAAAAAGTATGAGTCGGACGAGACACGATCTTTCATTATTCGATGAACTGAAGCGGAAATATCCATCATTTTCCATGGACCTCAATAATGACCCTGAAAAAGACCTCGAGGTTGATGGGACACAGAGACCGGACTACTGTGCTGGTTGTTTTGACTTCAACTTCCCCATACTAATAAACCATGAAGGATTATGCAAATCAAGTGGTCGCTCACAAAACCTGCAGCTATTAATGCTGATATCATCAGCACCAGGAAACTACCAGGCCCGGTCAATAATACGCCAGACCTGGGGAGCCACATGCCGGGGTTCAGACACCATGAAGTGCTTGTTTGTGGTTGGTCTTGCCTCATCAAGTGAAGACAATGATAAAATTCAACTTGAAAACGACCATCATAAAGATATATTGCAGATTGGGTTCAAAGACTCATACTCGAACCTGACCTACAAAACTGTGTCCTCACTCAAGTGGGCTTCCAAACACTGCTACAATGCCAACTACATCATGAAGACGGACGACGACATGTACGTCAACACCGAGCTCATCCCAGTCATGTTGCAAGCAGCCCCGAGGAGAAAGTTCATGGGGGGTTCGTGCTGGGGCACATCAAACCCCAACAGGGACACATCATCAAAGtggtttgtttcatttaaaagtttccataagCCAAAGTTTCCCCCAATGTGCTCTGGAACaggctatatcatgagcatggaCGTTGTGCGTTCCATGCTGTTCTCGTCACGGAACGTTCCGTTTTTTCATCTGGAGGATGTGTATGTTGCTTTGTGTCTTCAGAAATATGGCATCCTGCCGATCAACATCATGGGCTTTAGCAACATGTTCCAAGAATTTGACGCCTGTCATTACCGAAATGGCGTGATGACATCGCACCAGGTTCCCCCTGAACTATTGGAGGAATACTGGGCAGCGACAAGGAAGTGTCCCAAAGCGAACATTGCTGCATCTCAACTGTATATAATCATGCCCTACCCGGATACATAG